Proteins co-encoded in one Nyctibius grandis isolate bNycGra1 chromosome 14, bNycGra1.pri, whole genome shotgun sequence genomic window:
- the OGFOD2 gene encoding 2-oxoglutarate and iron-dependent oxygenase domain-containing protein 2 isoform X1, with protein MSAGRPFLACACFFTDNIFVGRYGLHVRYRDEEQLRRDHGRALRERGCRSEEELGAALREIEAEVQRRKQLIHQSVERKAIISKCYKRKHPDVYILQDSFLAPDFLEVVRYCASPDAHLHGLLRYIESFSDKRIYRLPVFTEEFCQAFVDELENFEQSDMPKGRPNTMNNYGVLLNELGMDETFITPLREKYLRPITALLYPDLGGACLDSHKAFVVKYSLHEDLDLSSHYDNAEVTLNVSLGKDFTEGNLYFGDFSQDPTPVPKYVEIEHVGAQGLLHRGGQIHGALPIASGERWNLIIWMRSSAIRNQLCPMCKKKPELVEAEGFGDGFTETLEDDAPETVNLCSLW; from the exons ATGTCCGCGGGCCGCCCGTTCCTGGCCTGCGCCTGCTTCTTCACCGACAACATCTTCGTGGGGCGCTACGGGCTGCACGTCCGGTACCGCGACGAGGAGCAGCTTCGCCGCGACCACGGGCGG GCGCtgcgggagcggggctgccggAGCGAGGAGGAGCTCGGGGCCGCGCTGCGGGAG ATTGAGGCAGAagtgcagagaagaaaacagttaaTTCATCAGTCAGTGGAACGCAAAGCCATCATCTCAAAGTGCTACAAACGAAAACACCCAGACGTGTACATTCTGCAG GATTCATTCCTGGCCCCAGATTTTCTAGAAGTCGTGAGATACTGCGCATCACCGGATGCTCATCTCCACGGCCTCCTGCGCTACATCGAGTCCTTCTCAg ATAAGAGGATCTATCGACTCCCAGTGTTCACAGAAGAGTTCTGCCAAGCATTTGTCGATGAGCTGGAGAACTTTGAGCAGTCGGACATGCCTAAAGGCAGGCCCAACACTATGAATAACTATGGG GTGTTGCTAAATGAGCTTGGGATGGATGAAACATTCATCACACCTCTGCGTGAAAAATACCTGCGGCCCATAACGGCCCTGCTTTACCCTGACTTGGGGGGCGCTTGTCTGGACAGCCACAAAGCGTTTGTTGTCAAGTACTCGCTGCACGAAGATCTGGATTTGAGCTCTCACTATGACAACGCAGAAGTCACCTTAAACGTTTCACTGGGAAAAGACTTCACGGAAGGCAACTTGTACTTTGGGGATTTCAGCCAG GATCCTACCCCTGTGCCAAAGTACGTAGAGATCGAACACGTGGGAGCCCAGGGGCTGTTACACCGAGGAGGGCAGATCCACGGGGCGCTTCCCATCGCCTCTGGGGAACGCTGGAACCTCATTATTTGGATGCGATCCTCTGCCATCCGCAACCAGCTCTGCCCCATGTGCAAAAAGAAACCTGAGCTGGTGGAAGCAGAGGGATTTGGAGATGGGTTCACAGAAACCCTTGAAGATGATGCGCCCGAGACTGTGAACCTCTGTTCCTTGTGGTAG
- the OGFOD2 gene encoding 2-oxoglutarate and iron-dependent oxygenase domain-containing protein 2 isoform X2, whose amino-acid sequence MPKGRPNTMNNYGVLLNELGMDETFITPLREKYLRPITALLYPDLGGACLDSHKAFVVKYSLHEDLDLSSHYDNAEVTLNVSLGKDFTEGNLYFGDFSQDPTPVPKYVEIEHVGAQGLLHRGGQIHGALPIASGERWNLIIWMRSSAIRNQLCPMCKKKPELVEAEGFGDGFTETLEDDAPETVNLCSLW is encoded by the exons ATGCCTAAAGGCAGGCCCAACACTATGAATAACTATGGG GTGTTGCTAAATGAGCTTGGGATGGATGAAACATTCATCACACCTCTGCGTGAAAAATACCTGCGGCCCATAACGGCCCTGCTTTACCCTGACTTGGGGGGCGCTTGTCTGGACAGCCACAAAGCGTTTGTTGTCAAGTACTCGCTGCACGAAGATCTGGATTTGAGCTCTCACTATGACAACGCAGAAGTCACCTTAAACGTTTCACTGGGAAAAGACTTCACGGAAGGCAACTTGTACTTTGGGGATTTCAGCCAG GATCCTACCCCTGTGCCAAAGTACGTAGAGATCGAACACGTGGGAGCCCAGGGGCTGTTACACCGAGGAGGGCAGATCCACGGGGCGCTTCCCATCGCCTCTGGGGAACGCTGGAACCTCATTATTTGGATGCGATCCTCTGCCATCCGCAACCAGCTCTGCCCCATGTGCAAAAAGAAACCTGAGCTGGTGGAAGCAGAGGGATTTGGAGATGGGTTCACAGAAACCCTTGAAGATGATGCGCCCGAGACTGTGAACCTCTGTTCCTTGTGGTAG